Proteins from a genomic interval of Alphaproteobacteria bacterium:
- a CDS encoding alpha-hydroxy-acid oxidizing protein, translating into MKHFLKINTSKRLNVRDFETHAQKILSPQIFNFISGGAADEFTLAENELCYKNLNLLPKILRGVKKPDTTTELLGNTLNSPILIAPMAFQNLIHPLGEEATISAANKTQTPYIVSTFTTTPLSGIVESAIVPLWFQLYILKDRDFTQDLIQKVERLGFKALVLTVDVPVYGKRERELLAPLQEKFKLPELENVVNFPSPAAAFSALLDTNLTWDDVAWVKSITKLPIILKGVLREDDALRSLDCGVSALILSNHGGRQLDTTPPAITVLPKIAEVINNKMDILIDGGIRRGTDIIKALALGAKAVLIGRPILWGLSIDGGNGVCEVLKLLITEFEQAMILCGCQNVDEITRDLVLET; encoded by the coding sequence ATGAAACATTTTTTAAAAATAAATACTTCAAAAAGATTAAATGTTAGAGATTTTGAGACTCATGCGCAGAAAATTCTTTCCCCTCAAATATTCAACTTTATTTCAGGAGGAGCGGCAGATGAGTTTACTCTTGCAGAAAATGAACTTTGTTATAAAAATTTGAATCTCCTGCCTAAAATATTACGAGGTGTAAAAAAACCAGATACCACGACAGAACTACTAGGCAATACTCTTAATTCCCCCATATTAATTGCTCCTATGGCATTTCAGAACTTAATTCACCCTCTCGGAGAAGAAGCGACTATATCTGCTGCTAATAAAACTCAAACGCCATATATCGTTAGCACGTTTACAACCACTCCTTTGTCTGGAATCGTAGAAAGTGCTATAGTTCCTCTGTGGTTTCAGCTATATATTTTGAAAGATCGTGACTTTACCCAAGACTTAATCCAAAAGGTAGAGCGTCTCGGCTTCAAAGCACTGGTTCTTACCGTCGATGTTCCCGTCTATGGAAAACGAGAGCGTGAGCTTTTAGCTCCTTTGCAAGAAAAATTCAAACTTCCTGAGCTTGAAAACGTCGTGAACTTCCCTTCACCCGCAGCAGCTTTTAGTGCCTTACTGGATACAAATCTTACATGGGATGATGTCGCTTGGGTAAAATCTATAACAAAGCTTCCTATTATCCTTAAAGGAGTTTTAAGAGAAGATGATGCATTAAGATCCCTTGACTGTGGTGTCTCTGCTCTAATCCTCTCTAATCATGGTGGCCGCCAACTCGATACCACCCCTCCGGCCATTACTGTACTACCCAAAATCGCGGAAGTTATAAATAACAAAATGGATATTTTAATCGACGGAGGAATTCGTCGGGGAACTGACATAATCAAAGCTCTCGCATTAGGGGCAAAAGCTGTGCTTATCGGAAGGCCTATTCTTTGGGGATTAAGTATCGACGGTGGAAACGGAGTATGTGAGGTTCTCAAATTACTTATTACGGAGTTTGAACAAGCAATGATTTTATGTGGCTGTCAGAATGTCGATGAGATCACACGTGATCTTGTTTTAGAAACTTAA
- the hppD gene encoding 4-hydroxyphenylpyruvate dioxygenase, translating to MSDISVTGIEYIEFYVSNAYQSAHFYARVFGFKPIAYAGLETGLKDRTSILLECRNIRIILTSPLTSNSMIAKHIHQHGDSVRDIAFSSQNISKTIQEISNRGAMILPDDIAQSDSNCNILKKTFSTFGSTCHSLIEKLSSENPTYPFFTPCPFNIPSEDAGLKEIDHIAVCVEQGTLQKWSKFYQNTLDFYESHKEDVYTETSGMESIVVRNDFPGCVFPLTAPAAHKEKSQIREFLKFHGTSGVQHVAFLTDDIFKTVQTLRQRGIQFLSISDSYYESLENRGFNFDINKLKKYGVLIDKDNDGILLQIFSKPVQARPSFFIEVIQRKGSTGFGGGNIRSLFEAIEREQVNRGTL from the coding sequence ATGTCAGATATTAGCGTTACAGGAATTGAATATATAGAATTTTACGTGAGCAATGCATACCAATCAGCTCATTTCTACGCAAGAGTTTTTGGCTTCAAACCCATTGCCTATGCAGGACTCGAGACAGGTCTTAAAGACAGAACTTCTATACTGCTTGAATGCAGAAATATTAGAATAATTCTAACCTCCCCTCTTACGTCCAATAGTATGATAGCAAAACATATTCACCAGCATGGAGACAGCGTAAGAGATATCGCTTTTTCTTCCCAAAATATCTCTAAAACAATACAGGAAATATCTAACAGAGGGGCCATGATTCTTCCGGATGATATAGCGCAGTCCGATTCAAATTGTAATATTTTAAAAAAAACATTTTCTACATTTGGAAGTACGTGTCACTCGCTAATAGAAAAACTCTCATCTGAAAATCCTACTTATCCCTTCTTTACCCCCTGCCCCTTTAATATCCCTTCTGAAGATGCTGGTCTAAAAGAGATTGATCACATTGCAGTCTGTGTTGAGCAAGGAACCTTGCAAAAATGGTCCAAATTTTACCAGAACACTTTAGACTTCTACGAATCTCATAAGGAAGATGTTTATACAGAAACAAGTGGGATGGAATCGATTGTTGTACGTAATGACTTTCCTGGATGTGTTTTTCCACTAACGGCTCCTGCTGCCCATAAGGAAAAATCTCAAATCCGAGAATTCTTGAAGTTTCACGGAACATCTGGTGTGCAACATGTGGCTTTCCTCACGGATGATATTTTTAAGACTGTTCAAACTTTAAGGCAAAGAGGAATTCAATTTTTGTCAATTTCCGACTCTTACTATGAATCATTAGAAAATCGGGGGTTTAATTTTGATATTAACAAATTAAAGAAATATGGCGTCTTGATTGATAAAGATAATGACGGAATTCTTTTACAGATATTTTCAAAACCCGTTCAAGCAAGACCCTCTTTTTTTATAGAAGTTATCCAGAGAAAAGGCTCAACTGGCTTTGGAGGTGGAAACATCCGATCACTATTTGAGGCAATTGAAAGAGAGCAGGTTAATCGTGGAACTCTCTAA